A section of the Paenibacillus aurantius genome encodes:
- a CDS encoding glycine betaine ABC transporter substrate-binding protein, giving the protein MPKLPLDQIIEAIVAWLGTNVKFLFDFISGMITGIVNAFALIFHSLPIVVVILLFTALAYWLGRWGLAAFAAIGLLLIWNLGFWDPTMDTLALVLTAALVSIIFGLPLGIWCTRNRTVDRVLTPILDFMQTMPAFVYLIPAVTFFGLGVVPGVIASVIFSIPPTIRLTKLGIHQVPAELVEAADAFGSTSSQKLYKVQLPLALSTIMAGINQTIMLSLSMVVIASMIGAQGVGADVYRSVTQLKIGKGFEAGLAVVILAILLDRITQRFVGNPKRGRSALMGKAPWILGALVVFCLGAGLYQVLGTGAKKGDTVGSQVNYTIVGIDPGAGLMKATNKAIQDYQLNDWNLLEGSGTAMTAALDKAYKANQPIIVTGWTPHWMFTKYDLKYLDDPKNSFGGSEEIHTMTRLGLKSDQPSAYQFLDKFNWTPTDMEQVMAGIQEGKKPEEAAAAWVNDNPDKVNAWIEGVPKAPAGQKLKLAYVAWDSEIASTNVVRAVLTSKLGYQVDMLQVEIGPMWAGIAGGDVDAMVAAWLPTTSKDFYDKYKGKFDDLGANLSGTKLGLVVPKYMNINSIEDLKK; this is encoded by the coding sequence ATGCCTAAACTCCCGTTGGACCAAATCATCGAGGCCATTGTGGCCTGGCTCGGGACCAATGTCAAGTTCTTGTTTGATTTCATTTCGGGGATGATCACCGGCATCGTGAATGCCTTCGCGCTAATCTTTCATTCCCTGCCGATTGTGGTCGTTATCCTCCTTTTCACGGCTTTGGCCTATTGGCTCGGCCGTTGGGGACTAGCGGCCTTTGCGGCTATCGGCCTGCTGCTGATCTGGAATTTGGGCTTCTGGGACCCCACGATGGACACGCTCGCCCTGGTGTTAACCGCCGCTTTGGTCTCCATCATTTTCGGTCTCCCTCTCGGGATCTGGTGTACGCGAAACCGGACGGTGGACCGGGTTCTAACCCCCATACTGGACTTCATGCAGACGATGCCTGCCTTCGTTTACCTGATTCCAGCCGTAACCTTCTTCGGATTGGGGGTCGTTCCGGGTGTTATCGCCTCGGTCATTTTCTCGATTCCTCCGACCATCCGCTTGACCAAGCTGGGTATTCATCAAGTGCCGGCCGAACTGGTGGAAGCAGCCGACGCGTTTGGTTCGACCTCTTCCCAAAAGCTGTATAAAGTCCAGCTCCCGCTGGCTCTGTCAACCATTATGGCAGGGATCAACCAAACCATCATGCTGTCCCTTTCCATGGTGGTCATTGCCTCCATGATTGGAGCACAAGGGGTAGGGGCGGATGTATACCGATCGGTTACCCAGCTCAAAATCGGAAAAGGCTTTGAGGCGGGGCTTGCCGTTGTTATTCTGGCCATACTGCTCGACCGGATCACCCAAAGATTTGTGGGCAATCCGAAGCGCGGCCGATCCGCCCTTATGGGCAAAGCTCCTTGGATTCTCGGCGCGCTGGTTGTTTTTTGCTTGGGGGCCGGTTTGTATCAGGTGCTGGGAACGGGCGCTAAGAAAGGGGATACGGTAGGAAGCCAAGTCAACTATACCATCGTAGGCATTGACCCTGGAGCCGGCTTGATGAAGGCCACTAATAAAGCGATTCAGGACTACCAGCTGAACGACTGGAACCTGCTCGAGGGCTCCGGAACCGCCATGACGGCGGCACTGGACAAAGCCTATAAGGCCAACCAGCCTATTATTGTTACCGGCTGGACGCCTCATTGGATGTTCACCAAGTACGATCTCAAGTATCTGGACGACCCTAAAAATTCATTTGGGGGATCCGAGGAGATTCATACCATGACGCGACTTGGCCTTAAGTCCGATCAGCCTTCGGCTTATCAGTTCCTGGATAAATTTAATTGGACCCCTACGGATATGGAGCAAGTAATGGCAGGGATCCAGGAAGGCAAAAAACCGGAGGAAGCCGCAGCCGCTTGGGTGAATGATAACCCGGATAAGGTCAACGCTTGGATTGAAGGAGTGCCGAAAGCTCCAGCGGGCCAAAAACTGAAGCTCGCTTATGTGGCCTGGGATTCCGAAATCGCCAGCACCAATGTTGTTCGTGCCGTACTCACAAGCAAGCTTGGGTACCAAGTGGATATGCTGCAGGTAGAAATCGGACCCATGTGGGCCGGAATCGCAGGCGGTGACGTAGACGCCATGGTAGCGGCCTGGCTGCCTACCACTTCAAAGGACTTCTACGACAAGTACAAAGGGAAATTCGACGATTTGGGGGCTAACCTATCCGGCACTAAGCTGGGCTTGGTCGTACCGAAATACATGAACATCAACAGCATAGAAGATCTGAAGAAATAA
- a CDS encoding TetR/AcrR family transcriptional regulator, with amino-acid sequence MASRKKEKYSQILEAALKVIAENGFHGSQVAKIAKEAGVADGTIYLYFKNKEDILISLFRERLGDLVDMFNSRIEETDSAKTALRKICEIHYNELESNVNLAYVTQIELRQSSLELRQEIGLAVKPYIELIGQVLRKGMDEGDFRSDLDVKLTRHLIFGAMDEVVTSWLISGRKYSLSAQVDKTVEFFLRGLEQG; translated from the coding sequence ATGGCAAGCAGGAAAAAGGAAAAATACTCTCAGATTTTGGAGGCCGCCCTAAAAGTCATCGCCGAAAACGGCTTTCACGGGTCCCAGGTCGCCAAAATCGCCAAGGAAGCGGGCGTCGCGGACGGCACGATTTATTTATATTTTAAGAACAAGGAAGATATCCTTATTTCTCTCTTCCGCGAACGTCTCGGGGATCTTGTCGACATGTTCAACTCCCGAATCGAGGAGACCGATTCCGCCAAGACGGCCCTCCGCAAAATTTGCGAAATCCACTACAACGAGCTCGAAAGCAACGTTAACCTCGCCTATGTCACCCAGATCGAGCTGCGCCAGAGCTCCCTCGAGCTCCGCCAAGAGATAGGACTTGCCGTCAAGCCATATATTGAATTAATCGGGCAAGTGCTGAGGAAAGGCATGGACGAAGGGGATTTCCGTTCGGATCTTGACGTCAAGCTGACCCGTCATCTGATTTTCGGGGCCATGGATGAGGTGGTCACCTCCTGGCTGATTTCCGGTCGTAAGTACAGCCTATCCGCCCAAGTGGACAAAACGGTCGAATTTTTCCTGCGGGGGTTGGAGCAGGGATAA
- a CDS encoding electron transfer flavoprotein subunit alpha/FixB family protein: MSRMLVVVAELRGGKLRQVSYEALQAAKTVQEDGDRITAVLIGSGLESEAQELASYGADEIQVVDHADLASYNPETYAAALLPILKAVQPHAIFFGHTALGRDLAPVTAARLQAGQISDVVAIHRSDAGPVFNRPLYAGKAFEEKRFTGGPMIVTVRPNNLPPAEPSGTTAGIIRTAYSPPSSLRTVIREVVRQMTGQVDLTEAKIIVSGGRGVKSREGFQPLEQLAAVLGAAVGASRGACDAGYCEYARQIGQTGKVVTPEIYIACGISGAIQHLAGMSQSRIIVAINKDAEAPIFQVADYGIVGDLFEVVPLLTEEFRKALA; this comes from the coding sequence ATGAGCCGAATGTTAGTCGTCGTAGCGGAGCTTCGCGGCGGTAAGCTGCGTCAGGTTTCTTATGAAGCCCTTCAAGCCGCGAAGACGGTACAAGAAGACGGAGACCGGATAACAGCGGTCCTCATCGGCAGCGGCTTGGAATCGGAAGCCCAGGAGCTGGCCAGTTACGGCGCCGATGAGATCCAAGTCGTGGATCATGCCGATCTGGCCTCCTATAATCCTGAAACCTACGCTGCCGCCCTGCTTCCTATCCTGAAAGCGGTTCAGCCTCATGCCATCTTCTTCGGGCACACGGCCCTTGGACGGGATCTGGCTCCGGTGACGGCGGCCCGCCTGCAGGCCGGGCAGATCTCGGATGTGGTCGCCATCCATCGCTCGGACGCCGGCCCGGTCTTTAACCGGCCCCTTTACGCCGGTAAGGCCTTCGAGGAGAAACGGTTTACGGGAGGACCCATGATCGTCACGGTCCGTCCGAACAACCTTCCTCCCGCCGAGCCTTCCGGGACGACCGCCGGGATCATTCGAACGGCCTATTCCCCTCCCTCCTCCCTGCGCACCGTTATCCGGGAGGTTGTCCGCCAAATGACCGGCCAGGTCGACCTGACGGAAGCCAAGATTATCGTCTCCGGCGGCCGAGGCGTGAAGAGCCGGGAGGGCTTTCAGCCTCTCGAGCAGCTAGCGGCCGTTCTAGGCGCTGCCGTAGGGGCTTCCCGCGGCGCTTGTGATGCCGGCTACTGCGAGTATGCCCGACAGATCGGGCAGACCGGCAAAGTCGTCACGCCCGAGATCTACATTGCCTGCGGCATCAGCGGCGCCATTCAGCATCTGGCCGGCATGAGCCAGTCCCGCATCATTGTGGCCATTAACAAGGATGCCGAAGCACCGATTTTTCAAGTAGCCGATTACGGCATCGTCGGGGATCTCTTTGAAGTCGTTCCGCTTCTAACCGAGGAATTTCGCAAGGCGCTGGCCTAA
- a CDS encoding quaternary amine ABC transporter ATP-binding protein — translation MSIVEVKELTKIFGSEPERALSLLAQGQSKKSILEKTKQTVGVNRVSFEIEEGEIFVIMGLSGSGKSTLVRLLNRLIEPTSGSVLLKGRNIVELDASELREVRRNHIAMVFQKFALFPHRTIVENIEYGLEIKGESPDTRRAKAMETLELVGLKGYEDSYPNQLSGGMQQRVGLARALATGPDILLMDEAFSALDPLIRKDMQDELLDLQQRMKKTIVFITHDLDEALRIGDRIALMKDGAVVQIGTPEDIMISPANSYVERFVEDVDLSKVLTASHVMRRPETITLDRGPRVALELMRESGISNLYVVDRSKKLIGAINAEDASEAIRKGQKLEDIVIRDVPVVRPDQLLNELFDIVGNTRIPVAVVGENGRLQGIIVRGAVLAALTGSADILKREEDNHA, via the coding sequence ATGTCCATAGTCGAAGTAAAAGAACTTACTAAAATTTTCGGCTCCGAACCGGAAAGAGCCCTCTCCTTATTGGCGCAGGGCCAGAGCAAAAAGAGCATTCTAGAGAAAACTAAGCAAACCGTGGGCGTTAATCGGGTCAGCTTCGAAATTGAAGAGGGGGAAATCTTCGTCATCATGGGATTGTCGGGGAGTGGCAAATCCACCCTCGTTCGCCTGCTGAATCGGTTGATCGAACCAACGAGCGGAAGCGTCCTTTTGAAGGGCCGCAACATCGTAGAACTCGATGCCTCTGAACTAAGGGAAGTACGGAGGAATCATATCGCCATGGTCTTTCAGAAATTCGCTCTCTTCCCCCATCGGACCATTGTGGAGAATATCGAGTACGGGCTTGAAATCAAAGGGGAATCTCCGGATACCCGGAGAGCGAAAGCAATGGAAACCTTGGAGCTCGTCGGCTTAAAGGGCTACGAGGACAGCTACCCCAACCAGTTAAGCGGGGGGATGCAGCAAAGGGTAGGGCTGGCCCGCGCTCTTGCGACCGGCCCCGATATCTTGCTGATGGACGAAGCTTTTAGCGCTCTTGACCCGCTTATCCGAAAAGATATGCAGGACGAGCTTCTGGATCTACAACAAAGAATGAAGAAGACCATCGTTTTCATTACGCATGACCTGGACGAGGCTCTGCGAATCGGTGACCGGATCGCGCTTATGAAGGATGGGGCCGTCGTTCAGATCGGCACTCCGGAAGACATTATGATTTCGCCGGCGAACTCTTATGTCGAACGTTTCGTGGAGGATGTGGATCTATCCAAGGTGTTGACCGCCTCTCACGTCATGCGCCGTCCCGAAACGATTACGCTGGACAGAGGTCCGCGGGTTGCGCTGGAACTAATGAGGGAAAGCGGGATTTCCAATCTCTACGTGGTGGACCGCTCCAAAAAGCTGATCGGCGCCATTAACGCCGAAGATGCTTCGGAAGCCATCCGAAAAGGCCAGAAGCTGGAGGATATCGTGATTCGGGATGTTCCGGTGGTTAGACCCGACCAACTTCTGAATGAGCTATTCGATATCGTCGGCAACACTCGCATTCCGGTGGCCGTCGTTGGAGAGAACGGCCGGCTGCAAGGAATTATCGTCCGTGGGGCGGTCCTGGCTGCCTTAACGGGAAGCGCGGATATTCTGAAACGGGAGGAAGATAACCATGCCTAA
- a CDS encoding electron transfer flavoprotein subunit beta/FixA family protein, translated as MNIYVLMKQTFDTEERIVIQDGQVSEDGVKFVINPYDEYAVEEAIRLKEKEGGTVVVLSAGPERAAEALRTALAMGADEAVLLSDDRLPQDEYSVSKALAAYLAAESYDLLLGGNFSVDHGAGQVAIRLAQLLDLPHASSVTKLTVSGGKAVAERDAEGDAETVELTLPALVTAQQGLNEPRYPSLPGIMKAKKKPFRRLTLEDVGLTEDDVAPRTERLSLSLPPERQAGRLLKGDPAQQAAELVSLLRTEAKVI; from the coding sequence ATGAACATTTATGTTTTGATGAAGCAGACCTTCGATACAGAGGAACGAATCGTGATCCAGGACGGCCAAGTGTCCGAGGATGGCGTCAAATTCGTGATTAACCCCTATGACGAGTACGCCGTCGAGGAAGCCATCCGGCTGAAAGAGAAGGAAGGCGGAACGGTTGTGGTTCTGTCGGCGGGACCCGAACGGGCGGCTGAGGCCCTCCGGACAGCGCTTGCCATGGGAGCGGATGAAGCCGTCCTGCTGTCGGACGACCGGCTTCCGCAGGATGAATACAGCGTCTCCAAAGCACTGGCCGCTTATTTGGCTGCCGAGAGCTATGATCTCCTGTTGGGCGGAAATTTCTCCGTCGACCACGGGGCCGGTCAGGTCGCCATCCGCCTCGCCCAGCTGCTGGACCTCCCCCATGCCTCCTCGGTCACCAAGCTGACCGTCTCCGGTGGCAAGGCGGTGGCCGAACGGGATGCGGAGGGAGATGCCGAGACGGTGGAGTTGACCTTGCCGGCGCTTGTCACGGCCCAGCAGGGATTGAACGAGCCCCGTTACCCTTCCCTTCCGGGCATCATGAAGGCCAAGAAGAAGCCGTTTCGCCGGCTGACCCTGGAGGATGTAGGCTTAACCGAGGATGATGTCGCCCCCCGTACGGAGAGGCTTTCGCTAAGCCTGCCGCCGGAACGGCAAGCCGGCCGTCTTCTTAAAGGAGATCCCGCTCAACAGGCGGCAGAGCTCGTTTCGCTGCTGCGCACGGAAGCCAAAGTCATCTAA
- a CDS encoding (Fe-S)-binding protein, translated as MAAETIRILLFLAVVGLGFYWFGKAVYHRYLYIRLGQPADFRQTGQARLRGYFSQVFGQKKLLKDPKSGLMHIVIFYGFIVLQFGALDLIVKGLTEGGHLPLPGYEAFGFIQEATVFLVLAAMAYAAYRRYGEKLPRLKKGWKPSIVVFFIFFLMMSVLLSLGFERVWLGMEASGYAPLSSAVAGLFSGLTPAAAKTAFYASWWAHLLILLAFLVYVPQSKHFHILTAPVNVWFRRKGPAGRLKKLDLENEEAESFGVGKIEEFTQKQMLDFYSCVECGRCTNVCPASNTGKVLSPMHLITKLRDHLQEKGAAVTAKSPWVPAFAFSSSVPTHAVEEKQEGRTGWDSEDVTDIRPTLNWHRSAWAAQEKKPEELELIGDVMTEEELWSCTTCRNCEDQCPVGNEHVDKIIDLRRHLVLMQGSVPVEGQRAMQNIERQGNPWGLNRNDRPKWTGEIGGIYVPTVKENPGFEYLFFVGSMGSYDLRSRKISKAFVRLLNEAGVSFAILGSEEKNSGDTPRRMGNEFLFQQLCQENIAILRKYGVRRIVTACPHTYNTLKNEYPEFGLEDVEVFHHTELLDDLLRQGRLVPRHEVRERITYHDSCYLGRYNGIYEQPRGVLKAIPGVELAEMERSRENGMCCGAGGGMMWMEETAGKRVNVARTEQALEVKPTVISSACPYCLTMLEDGTKMKEAEDRVKARDVAELLEQSVFGSAPRPE; from the coding sequence ATGGCGGCAGAGACCATCCGCATTCTTCTCTTCCTGGCGGTCGTCGGCTTAGGGTTCTACTGGTTCGGCAAGGCCGTGTATCACCGGTACCTCTATATTAGGCTCGGCCAGCCAGCCGATTTTCGGCAAACAGGGCAGGCTCGCCTTCGAGGTTATTTCTCTCAGGTGTTCGGCCAGAAGAAGCTGTTGAAGGACCCGAAGAGCGGCCTCATGCATATCGTCATCTTCTATGGATTTATCGTGCTGCAGTTCGGTGCGCTCGACCTGATCGTCAAAGGGCTGACGGAGGGGGGCCATCTTCCGCTGCCGGGGTACGAAGCGTTCGGCTTTATCCAGGAAGCGACCGTCTTCCTCGTCCTGGCCGCGATGGCCTATGCCGCTTACCGGCGGTACGGGGAGAAGCTCCCCCGGCTGAAAAAAGGCTGGAAGCCCAGCATCGTCGTGTTCTTCATCTTCTTCCTGATGATGTCGGTACTTCTATCGCTTGGCTTCGAGCGGGTTTGGCTCGGGATGGAGGCTTCGGGCTACGCCCCGCTCTCCTCGGCTGTTGCGGGTCTCTTCTCCGGCCTGACACCGGCAGCGGCGAAAACAGCCTTTTATGCCTCCTGGTGGGCTCATCTGCTGATCTTGCTCGCTTTCCTCGTATACGTGCCTCAGTCGAAGCATTTTCACATCCTTACCGCTCCGGTCAACGTCTGGTTCCGGCGAAAGGGGCCGGCGGGCCGGCTGAAGAAGCTCGACCTCGAGAACGAGGAGGCGGAATCGTTCGGGGTAGGGAAGATCGAGGAGTTTACACAGAAGCAGATGCTCGACTTCTATTCCTGCGTGGAATGCGGGCGCTGTACGAACGTATGCCCGGCCTCCAACACCGGCAAAGTGCTGTCCCCCATGCACCTGATCACCAAGCTGAGGGACCATCTCCAGGAAAAAGGAGCCGCCGTTACCGCCAAGTCTCCCTGGGTGCCTGCGTTTGCCTTCTCCTCCTCCGTGCCGACCCATGCGGTTGAGGAAAAGCAGGAGGGCCGGACCGGCTGGGACTCGGAGGATGTCACGGATATCCGGCCAACGCTGAACTGGCACCGGTCGGCTTGGGCGGCCCAGGAGAAGAAGCCGGAGGAGCTGGAGCTCATCGGTGATGTGATGACGGAGGAAGAGCTGTGGTCGTGCACTACCTGCCGCAACTGTGAGGATCAATGCCCGGTGGGCAACGAGCATGTGGACAAAATCATCGACCTGAGGCGGCATCTAGTGCTCATGCAGGGGAGCGTCCCCGTGGAAGGCCAGCGGGCGATGCAGAACATCGAGCGGCAGGGCAACCCTTGGGGGCTGAACCGCAACGACCGTCCGAAATGGACGGGGGAAATAGGCGGGATTTACGTCCCGACGGTAAAGGAGAATCCCGGCTTCGAATACCTGTTCTTCGTCGGCTCCATGGGGTCGTATGATCTCCGCAGCCGCAAGATTTCGAAAGCGTTCGTCCGGCTCCTGAATGAAGCCGGCGTCTCCTTCGCCATTCTGGGCAGCGAGGAGAAGAATTCGGGGGATACCCCCCGGCGGATGGGCAACGAGTTTCTTTTTCAGCAGCTGTGCCAGGAGAACATCGCGATTCTCCGGAAGTACGGCGTCCGCCGGATCGTAACCGCCTGTCCTCATACGTACAATACCTTGAAGAATGAATACCCCGAATTCGGATTGGAGGACGTGGAGGTGTTTCATCATACGGAGCTCCTGGACGATCTCCTTCGCCAGGGCCGGCTGGTCCCCCGGCATGAAGTGAGGGAGCGGATCACCTATCACGATTCCTGCTACCTGGGAAGATACAACGGGATCTATGAACAGCCGCGCGGGGTGCTGAAGGCTATTCCCGGAGTCGAGCTGGCCGAGATGGAGCGTTCCCGGGAGAACGGGATGTGCTGCGGCGCCGGCGGCGGAATGATGTGGATGGAGGAGACGGCCGGCAAACGGGTGAACGTGGCCCGCACCGAGCAAGCGCTGGAGGTGAAGCCGACGGTGATCAGCAGCGCGTGCCCCTACTGCCTCACGATGCTCGAGGACGGGACGAAGATGAAGGAGGCCGAGGACCGGGTGAAGGCAAGGGACGTGGCGGAGCTGCTGGAGCAGTCGGTTTTTGGGAGCGCCCCCCGGCCTGAATGA